In Methanococcoides sp. LMO-2, the genomic stretch AGGATACAGATCACACCCGGATACGGCCTCTGGACCGCAGGTATCGGTTTCCAGGCAGGAGCGGAGCGCCTCAGGGCAATGGCAGTCCCAATGGGACCTGGGAATACGGAAAAACAACTGCAGATGCTGCTCGACCTCAAGTCCACAGCACTTGCAAGCACCTCATCCTACGCCCTCCTCCTTGCAGAGGAGATCAATAAACGGGGCCTGAAAGACAGGATCAATCTCAAGGTCGGCATCATAGGTTCCGAGCGCTGGAGCCCCAAGATGAGGTCCCGTATCGAGGACGAGCTTGGTATCGAAAGTTTTGACATTTTCGGTCTCACCGAGATCTACGGCCCCGGCATTGCCCTGGATTGTTCCATGCATAACGGTCTCCACTACTGGTCAGACCACCTGCTCTTTGAGATCATCGATCCGGTCACAGAAGAAAGACTTCCCGATGGCACCCTGGGTGAACTTGTGATAACAACACTCACAAAGGAAGGTGCCCCCCTTATACGCTACAGGACAAGGGACCTTACACGTATCATTCCCGAACCCTGCGAATGTGGTTGTCCTTTCCCAAGAATAGACCGCCTGCTGGGACGTACCGACGACAGGATCAAGATCAAGGGAGTAAACGTCTACCCTGGTCAGATCGAGGATGTCATCCACAGGGTCGAAGGCGTCAGCAGCGAGTACCAGATAATCCTTGAAAGGGATCAGGGAAGGGATTCAATGCTGTTCAGGGTCGAGATCGATGGAGCGGATGATCCTGAAAAGAATGCCGGGTCTGCAAAAGCACTGAATAAAGCCTTCAGGGATTTCATAGGTATCAGTGTAAATGTGGAATGCGTTGGCATGGGAGAGCTTCCACGCAGTGAGAAAAAGAGCAAGAGGGTCTTTGATAACAGGGATCAGTGAGGTCTGAAATCCCTACATTATAAATAGTTTGTATTTAGTAGCATAAGTTATTGAACTGTATGAGAACAAATAATGGCAAAAGCAATGAAGTTTTGTTCAAATTGTGGCGCTGAGATCGATGAAAATGCTGTGATATGCCCAAAATGTGAAGTTCCTGACGACACACAATATCCTGCATCACGATCTGCCAAGAACCCCGGGCTTGCAGCTGTTCTATCTGTTTTGTTCAGCGGATTGGGACAGGTCTACAACGGCGAGCTTGTGAAAGGGATTGCCATACTGCTGGGTACCGTTGTAGGCTGGTTTGTTTTCATTATGCCAGGACTCATAATCTGTGCATATGGAGTATATGATGCTTACACGACCTCAAAGAAAATGAATTCAGCTGAGATACCCCTTAAAAAAGCAAAATTTTCAGATTATATTCTCTTCATATTAGCATTCCTGATCCTGATCGGAGTATTTACCGCCATATTGCTCTGGATGGAATTGATGTGACCATAAAAACAGTATTACATCGGACACAGGCCTTATGTGAAGTTATTTTTTCCAGGGACACATTCCTGTTTTAATTTTTCACTTTTCTGACCCTATTTTTCTGATTTCTGTTCCCGTTTTTCTGTTTTCCCGATATGGAAAGGGCCTTATGCAAAGATATAAGGTCCCCTACACCATAAAAGAACGATTCAGAATCAGGGGAATGAATAAACAATGCCGGATGCAAAAACACATGACGCAATAAATATCGGAACAATGATAGCTATACTGGCAGGTCTTTCCTATCTTGTGATCTGGGAGAAGAATTCCATAGCTGTCAGGTACCTGAACAGTTACACGATAGCGCTTTTTTCCATGTCCTACCTGTTTGGAACATTCTTCCTTAGCCCGGACCTTGATATTGAAAGCACACCTTACAAAAGATGGGGTGTCCTCAGGTTCATCTGGTGGCCCTACAAGGTCATATTCAAGCACAGGGGAATCTCACACAATCCTATCCTCGGGCCTCTGTCAATTGTGGCTAACCTTGCAGTTATAGTTGCTCTATTGCTATTGCTTGCCGGGGTAGACCTGCATACCGTTCCTTTAAGGTTTGCTGTCGTGGCCATAGTCGGAGTGATGCTTTCAATTGAGGTCCATATCATATCGGACTTTTTAGTCTCGAAAATGAAGGATCCTTTTTAAGCTTAAATAATGAAAATGGATGTGTCCGAATCATATACATTCCGGGACACATACGCTTCTATCATTTTTGTGTTACGAACTTGCTTCCAGCACTTCTGTCGATTTCATCATATCAAGTTTTAG encodes the following:
- a CDS encoding phenylacetate--CoA ligase; translation: MNMCNDSRNNEMDQNNPCQKEEFPGLSEEDQLAKLKDLLKRVVSGSPFYQKKLEETGVDIESIKTINDIAKLPFTTKEELRDAYPLGLQAVPDEEIIRIHSSSGTTGSPVIIPYTQKDVDVWAEMMMRCYRMAGLTETDRIQITPGYGLWTAGIGFQAGAERLRAMAVPMGPGNTEKQLQMLLDLKSTALASTSSYALLLAEEINKRGLKDRINLKVGIIGSERWSPKMRSRIEDELGIESFDIFGLTEIYGPGIALDCSMHNGLHYWSDHLLFEIIDPVTEERLPDGTLGELVITTLTKEGAPLIRYRTRDLTRIIPEPCECGCPFPRIDRLLGRTDDRIKIKGVNVYPGQIEDVIHRVEGVSSEYQIILERDQGRDSMLFRVEIDGADDPEKNAGSAKALNKAFRDFIGISVNVECVGMGELPRSEKKSKRVFDNRDQ
- a CDS encoding zinc-ribbon domain-containing protein — encoded protein: MAKAMKFCSNCGAEIDENAVICPKCEVPDDTQYPASRSAKNPGLAAVLSVLFSGLGQVYNGELVKGIAILLGTVVGWFVFIMPGLIICAYGVYDAYTTSKKMNSAEIPLKKAKFSDYILFILAFLILIGVFTAILLWMELM
- a CDS encoding DUF2227 family putative metal-binding protein, whose protein sequence is MPDAKTHDAINIGTMIAILAGLSYLVIWEKNSIAVRYLNSYTIALFSMSYLFGTFFLSPDLDIESTPYKRWGVLRFIWWPYKVIFKHRGISHNPILGPLSIVANLAVIVALLLLLAGVDLHTVPLRFAVVAIVGVMLSIEVHIISDFLVSKMKDPF